The segment AAATATGTACTTGCTAGAAGAAAAGCTAGGTATTAaactatatataaaaaaaaaggaaagtagaagaagaagaatattttCAATTTGTCAAATTGGTTTAGGTTAAATCAAGTTGGTTGTTGGATACGGAATAACTAGTCTGATTAGAGTTGGAGATTGGTTCATCTTGGGGATAACAGTTGTAGCTGTTCCATCAGATATCTGACTCGATCCAACTCCAACATGATAGATTTTACCAGATccgattaaaatataaagagaatataaattataaataaaatatttaaaatagatttgAGTTGAGTACAGATAATGATATATCTCGCTTCGAATCCAATCATGTATATTTTTAACCTAAATCCCTCTTTCACAattgtaattattttaaaaaatttgcatGATAAGTTTCTTGTTTCATTCGTTCCGATTCATCTTAGGTCGGTCTGATCCAATCAGATGTGAGATATGTAGAGGATGGTATGActttttttaattatgagatggaTATATAGATTGGTCAATGGATCTCCATGGCCATCCCTAGTCCACCTTGCGTTCCTTGCACGTCTTCTACGCTTGGTATGAGACTTGGATGCTTTAGCTTTTGTAGGCATTGTTTAATCAATGTGTCTCACACCTTTTTACCGTGGTCAAAAAAGATTGTTGAAAGAGAACGTGCTTGGTGCGTGTGGACAGGGAAACACACTGTATGTCTGTATCTGAATTTTGGTGGCCGAAACTACGAgttagataatatttttttattcaatcattAAGCTCATGGGTGAATAGCTGTAAAGAAAATGGGCACGTGGCCGTGTTGGTGGTAAGCTTCATTGAGTTCATTATCTGAAACAATACTGTATTCCTTTAGTAATTTCAGCGCCAGTTCCCCACCATTCATTAACCAGAGGTAAAATTCCTGCTTTATTACTGAACAGTGATGGTGGCACTGTTCGTTAACCAGGCTTTCATGTTTGGGATACTTGTTTCTCCCTCTGTTGAATTCTCTTCGCTGCTGCCTTTGTTTATATTTTTGTTGAAGACTATGATGGAGATGCAGCAGCCTGATGATCATCCCTGGGATTCAGTTGCTACTGTCTAATGAGTGAATCGGTACTGCTCTTTGGAATCTTCTAAATTTTGCTTCCATTCCTTAATGAAAGTATGATCTTCTGAGTCTCACTGTTGTTTTTTGTTAAAAGCTTTCATTTTGTGCATTTCTATTGTAATGAGGTTGCATCGTCTTGGTCATGGATTTCAAAACTCATCCTCAAAAATCACATGCCAATTAGGAGAATGGACATCATGCAATCCACCAAATTGAAAAAGCTAAGATGAAATAACCACACTTACTTGGATGCTCACTGACCTTTAGGTCAACCTCTAGCCGACCTTCGAATTAGGATTCTTTTGACCTCCAAATTGATATCTTATCATTAACAGGAATGAAGCTCATGACAGGCACCGACCTCTGGATCTGAACTCCATCAATCACTAAAGATAAAATCTCGCAGTCTATAATGATACGGATCTTATCAGAATGGCACCTCGACTATGGACAGCATCAATCTACCGACTCATCGAGACATGGGACAATCCGTTGAAATCTCCTAACAAATTCTTAAAATATGGTCATATGGGTATAACAAAAATTCACGACTAACCACCTACAGGATCAGGCCTGATGACCTACGGCCTAAACATAACAAACTCCgacatctctctatataagaaagTAATAAAGAGATCCTCGATTAAGCTCGAAATAAACTCTGATAAACAAATCCAAATCACCACTAGCTTTCATACTTTCTCTCTATTTATGCTCAAGCTCCGACTAACTTAATTATTGGAGGATCATCCATCGGAGACCTCACCTTCAATATGAgtgaattttttttgaagatccgtCCTCACATTCAAATCATCCTCTATCTCCATCACATCAGCACATCTGAGACCCTAACGCATGCAacatcaactttttttttttttttggatgtaatTTGGCTGTCTAGATACTCCCCattatattttttctgaaaaaaaatttgGTGAGTAACATGGGATCTTCctattattatcaaaaaaaaaatggtggCACTGTTTGAATAATTAAACTACATGAAATCAATGAATAGTTGCAACATAATAATTTCTTAGTTAAGTGGAGTATTAATTGTACTGACAATACTTAGCATATAGCCCACGAAGGTACCTgggaactacaaaattatcatACTTGTTTGTTTCTTGGAAGGTCATTGCCATACGCCAGCTGTTTTAGACTCAtatttatgtttctttttctCAGCTAATTTGCCGCGTGTAATGAATGCCCAGCAGTTTGTTGCAACGCAGTAGTGATAAAATGATGGCGACAAGAAAGTTTTTTTAAAAGGCTACGTGTCATCCCACAAATGGTTCTACTGCGTATTATTTATTTCTTTGCCGGGACTTCAGCCATGGCGTGGCTTAATTATGAAcgacttaatcaattattttttcttctgAAGATGGATAAGTTTCGTATAAGGATGCGGCAGAGAAGGCAGAAGAaactttattttaagtccaaacaTTGGTCACAATAATGGAGTAACTGCTCTGTGCAACCGTTCtaacataaaaaagaaaagaaaaaaatggtaaaGAGTGAGAGAGAAAGACTGGAAAATGAACAGAACAGGAAGCAGGTTtgatatttgtattttttttctaattttctgaTAAGCAAGGCTAAATGATTAATGATGAACAATAGTTTTTCCCCCTTTCCTTGAGTGAAAAGTAGGCAAGTCCTTCCATATATTGAAATGACTaacaatagtttttttttttctttttttttttatgattgaaaAATGACTCACAATCGTTGAACACATGTTTAATGCAAAGATGAAAGTATTAAAACTAATTATCTTTTGATAGCTACCCACCTGATTAGCCTCAAGCGAGGGAGGTTAAACTGATAATTGTGTGATACATGACCTACTATATGTAGCTAATGACAGTTTGATAAGTCTCCAATTCCATTTGTCCATTTTGTTAGTTGATAatgatttattaatttttttaaaaatttaattaattattaaaagttATTGATTAACAACATCTAGTAAAATACAAAGTTGTGGACAATTCATTAttacatcataagtttttattatGGACTCCTGTTGTTCCTAttgagaccaaaaaaaaaaaaaaaaaatcagccgcTTCATGGGTCTCCTATTAATCATCATGCTGTTTTCTTCTGCAGCATAATGGGCTCACCCATCTGCTACCCGTACCTACTTAAATATTTTGATATTCCAGTTAAAGCAGGGCAAGAAAATTATTGGCATTCCTTTATTGCTGACATCAGCCATGAGGCCATAATAATTTACAATagaatattatgaaaatattaattaagagaGAGAACGAAAGAGGATAGGTGGCTTAATTCCCAAGCCTTCACAAGAGTGGGGGAGAGAGCCTCCATTTGAACAGTGATTGGTGGATGTGTCAACGTTCACACCAAACGGAAGAAGCTCTGAGGGCCAAAAACAATATAAAGAGGGGAAGGCTAACTTCTGCTGCTCTAGATAAGAGGAAAGGGACCCAATCTTCTTCTATAGGTAGATTCTTCTCTTCTTGCCTTTGAAAAGACTTTTgcataattctcaaattttttgtcaGGTATTTTTCATTGCATAGTATTGATGATATGTATGTGGAGTGGTTCTGTTTTATCTGTAATATCAAGTGTCCTAGCTAGGGAAAAGCTCCAGTTTCTCAATTCCTCTCAAGCTTAAGTTCTTCATGCAGTTGGCTTCCTTATTCTCTTTCCGTTTTCCAAATTCATTGCCACAATTTTAGCTCATATTTTTGTAAACCACATGGTTTGTAATTGTTCTGTGACCTGGATATTgacttttttcttctttgaatCCTCATTAACTTGCTAAAATTCTTTACTTggacaaaaaagaagaaagaagaaaaaaagatatccTAAATTGTATCCTAAATTTTTTAGCCTTAGAAACACTGAGTTGGTATTTATTTCTGCAGATATTTTCTTAAAGGGGGAGCACCAATCTAATGGATACATCAGTTGCGAGGTGGTTTTCTGATATGGTAAAGGAAATCACAAGCAAATCTTGTACAGCTTCAGCATAAATTTTGTTAATTTTCTGAAAGCTTTGTGGTATAATTCATGCAGGGAATGGATGATCCAAGTTTCCTCCATCAGTGGGATATGGACTCCTTGGATCAGTTCACTGCACAACAAATAGCGGTGTCTCTTGGGCAACACTTCCAACAATCCCCCTCCTCAGAGAGCTACACCTCGTACCCTTCCTTCCAACCACCGGCAAGCACCACATCAAACACCTTTAGCTGCTCATCCATGGACACCAAGTGTGTCGAAAGGCCCAAAAAAGTCCTCAAGACCAGCAGCTGGAATTCTTGCACCACCGAGCAGAACTCATCTCTAGCCCCTGATGCCTCGTCTCCATGCATCCTTTCCTTCGGCAAACCGGAATCGCCGAGGAACCAATCTGGCTTATATGAGAGTTTAGTTGGGGCTGTGAAGCCAAAAGAAGAGATGGAGATCTTGGTTCCTCATGGCTTAAAGAGGAGCTATGGAACTATGATTGAACAGGGACCCAAAAGGATGAACATGGGAGCTAGGCCAACTTCTAATAACCAAGACCACATCATTGCGGAGAGGAAGCGAAGGGAGAAGATGAGCCAGAGATTTATTGCACTGTCAGCACTCATTCCTGGTCTCAAGAAGGTATGTTTCTTATTGATCATCCACTTGTTAGCCTTCAGCATATACTACTTACAAGTTTGTATAAACAAACAACCCCTCCACCCCCACAGCGATAGCGAAcgggagagacagagagagatttGATGGAAATTGCTTTACGATTTAACCTATGGTTATGGTCAATCTAAGAAAGGGAAGGTGTAGAAATTGTTCAGGATTTACCTGTTGGACTTCAACTGAAGAACTTTAAATTTCCAATATGAATATATATTGAACTGTGTTTtctatagatttaaattagttgtGAGAGTAATAATAAACATCATCACAACAAGTGAGATTGATCGCAACGTTAAATGGAAGTATGAAAACAATTAATACATGAAAGCAGTCGCAAATTGTGGAAAAGAACCCTGAAAGTTCTTTTggattaattttttcttgcacggtGTCGCATAGTACGGAGTAGATAACCTAGTCAAGAGGTATTACGTGGAATAGTAGCGACCAACTTGCACTGAAAGATATTTCTGTTGAAATTCATAGTCAGAGTTTGTAACATGAGGGTGAAAGCTCCATGAAATAATGAATTATGGAATAATTGTTTCACTGCCATAGATAATTAACCACAACTACGTAAATCAATAAATTACCCACAGCTTATAATTGTCAATGATCTCTACATTAAATTCTATATAGGTGTTTCTCAACGGAGCTACGATACAGTCCTACCTCCCATGTATATATTGAATTCATTGTTAAAGTAAATTACATTGCTAAGCACTAGTTATATctccaacattttttttttttttttttttgagaacttAGATCTCCATCTTGTTAACCCCTTTTGGCAGATGGACAAAGCTTCCGTTCTTGGAGATGCAGTAAAGTATCTGAAACAACTACAAGAGAAGGTGAAAACTCTCGAAGAGCAAAATGCGAAAAGGACTGTGGAGTCGGCAGTTGTTGTGAAGAAATCTCAGCTTTCTTCCGAGGACGATGGCTCCTGTTGTGATGAGAATTTTGAGGGGTTCCCATCTGGTGAATCCCTCCCAGAGATTGAGGCCAAGATGTCTGAAAACAGTGTCCTCATTAAGATCCACTGCGAGAAACGCAGTGGAGTATTGCTGATGGCACTCTCTGAGATCGAGAAGCTCCACCTCAGCGTCATCAACACTAGTGTCATCCCCTTTGCCAGTTCCCATCTTGATATAACTGTTGTGGCTCAGGCAAGATTCGAACTTCTTCGTATAGTACTCCGCAATGCAGCctttaaaattaattaagggaTTAGCAACTAGCTGTAGAAAATCCAGATAAACTGTTTGGTTCTTTTTGGAgttgcttaaattttttttttttttgttgatgaagTGCTTAAACATTAGGTAACCTTTGAACTTTGTTCTTTAATACAGATTGATGCAGAGTTCTCCATGACAGTGCAAGATTTAGTGAAGAAGCTCAACTCAGCTTTCAGGCAGTTCATGTGAAGAAGCTGAGACAGCCTTGTATAAAAGAAGGTGGTGATGGtggccccctttttttttcattagtgTTGAGATAAAACTAGGGCTAATGGTTGGCTAGCTAGTGTCAGTTCTAGTCTTTTTGGACTTCCTTTTACTTCTGAAAACAAGGCCTTCGATCCCCTCACACTTTAAAGATCACCATTTTCAGTTGTTTTTGCTGcatggttttttttttcttctcctcttttttaaaGCTCTTCTCTCCCCTTTTTTGCACGGTTGAAGCACTCGGCCATGTATTGTTCTAGGAGAGAGGATCGACTCACTAGCtac is part of the Elaeis guineensis isolate ETL-2024a chromosome 15, EG11, whole genome shotgun sequence genome and harbors:
- the LOC105058167 gene encoding transcription factor bHLH18 — protein: MDTSVARWFSDMGMDDPSFLHQWDMDSLDQFTAQQIAVSLGQHFQQSPSSESYTSYPSFQPPASTTSNTFSCSSMDTKCVERPKKVLKTSSWNSCTTEQNSSLAPDASSPCILSFGKPESPRNQSGLYESLVGAVKPKEEMEILVPHGLKRSYGTMIEQGPKRMNMGARPTSNNQDHIIAERKRREKMSQRFIALSALIPGLKKMDKASVLGDAVKYLKQLQEKVKTLEEQNAKRTVESAVVVKKSQLSSEDDGSCCDENFEGFPSGESLPEIEAKMSENSVLIKIHCEKRSGVLLMALSEIEKLHLSVINTSVIPFASSHLDITVVAQIDAEFSMTVQDLVKKLNSAFRQFM